The following proteins come from a genomic window of Polyangiaceae bacterium:
- a CDS encoding serine/threonine protein kinase, whose protein sequence is MQQAERVLGRYALFDEIAAGGMATVHLGRLLGPVGFSKTVAVKRLHPHLARDPEFVSMFLDEARLAARIHHPNVVSTLDVVAIEGEVFLVLDYVQGESFSRLLKATRAKRLRVEPRIVAGVIVNALHGLHAAHEATDEHGHPLGIVHRDVSPQNVLVGTDGVARVLDFGVAKAAGRLQSTRDGQLKGKLAYMAPEQIRGDAVDRRTDVYSAGVVLWEGLVGRRLVQGQNEGQVLGAVLAGGFPTPSSLVRDVPGEVDAIVMRALSPSPSDRFATAREMAIELERALGVASPFQVGEWVQAVAVEALALRAARVREMESTSAVHMVPGNPGRPPPLPNPHEYSSSGISMVTSPSHPSQVTYPSQPSQVSQPSQVSYPSQPSQLSYPSAVAAPPPAQSRLKLVVAVVTVIAALGLMAITALLLWRRGASAPAAPTASATLTAPPPPATTLAPALPALPATVAVSAEPEPSAEPEPSAEPKAAAKPTAAAKPVEHKPAAEKKPKGCDTPFFVDSDGIKHVKPECM, encoded by the coding sequence ATGCAGCAAGCGGAGAGGGTGCTCGGGCGCTACGCGCTGTTCGACGAGATCGCTGCCGGCGGCATGGCCACGGTGCACCTCGGACGGCTGCTCGGCCCCGTCGGCTTCTCCAAGACCGTGGCGGTCAAGCGGCTGCATCCTCATCTGGCGAGGGATCCCGAGTTCGTGTCCATGTTCTTGGACGAGGCGCGGCTCGCGGCGCGCATCCACCATCCCAACGTTGTGAGCACGCTCGACGTCGTCGCCATCGAGGGCGAGGTGTTCCTCGTGCTCGACTACGTTCAGGGCGAGAGCTTCTCGCGGCTGCTCAAGGCGACCCGGGCCAAGCGCCTGCGGGTGGAGCCGCGCATCGTCGCCGGAGTGATCGTCAACGCGCTGCACGGGCTGCACGCCGCCCACGAGGCGACGGACGAGCACGGGCATCCCCTGGGCATCGTTCACCGCGACGTCTCGCCGCAAAACGTGCTGGTCGGTACGGATGGCGTGGCCCGAGTGCTCGACTTCGGCGTGGCCAAGGCCGCCGGCCGCCTGCAGTCCACGCGGGACGGCCAGCTCAAGGGCAAGCTGGCGTACATGGCGCCGGAGCAGATCCGTGGGGATGCGGTGGACCGCCGAACGGACGTGTACTCCGCGGGCGTGGTGCTCTGGGAAGGCCTGGTCGGGCGTCGTCTGGTGCAGGGGCAGAACGAGGGACAGGTGCTCGGTGCCGTGCTCGCTGGCGGCTTCCCCACGCCCAGCTCCCTGGTGCGGGACGTGCCGGGCGAGGTGGACGCGATCGTGATGCGCGCACTCTCGCCGAGTCCCTCCGATCGCTTCGCTACGGCTCGGGAGATGGCGATCGAGCTCGAGCGAGCCCTGGGCGTTGCCTCGCCGTTTCAGGTGGGGGAGTGGGTGCAGGCCGTCGCAGTGGAGGCGCTGGCCCTGCGAGCCGCCCGCGTGCGCGAGATGGAGAGCACCTCGGCGGTGCACATGGTGCCGGGCAATCCCGGGCGCCCGCCGCCGCTGCCGAACCCGCACGAGTACTCGAGCTCGGGGATCTCGATGGTCACGAGCCCCTCGCATCCGTCGCAGGTGACCTACCCGTCGCAGCCCTCACAGGTGTCCCAGCCTTCGCAGGTCAGCTATCCATCGCAACCTTCGCAGCTCAGCTATCCATCGGCAGTGGCTGCGCCGCCGCCGGCGCAGTCCCGGCTCAAGCTCGTCGTTGCGGTCGTGACGGTCATCGCAGCCCTCGGTTTGATGGCGATCACGGCGCTCTTGCTGTGGCGCCGGGGCGCCAGCGCTCCGGCCGCGCCCACGGCCAGCGCCACGCTCACGGCGCCGCCGCCGCCGGCAACCACGCTCGCGCCCGCTCTTCCGGCTCTCCCCGCGACGGTCGCTGTCAGTGCGGAGCCCGAGCCGAGCGCGGAGCCCGAGCCGAGCGCGGAGCCCAAGGCGGCCGCCAAGCCGACGGCGGCCGCCAAGCCCGTCGAGCACAAGCCCGCCGCGGAGAAGAAGCCGAAGGGTTGCGACACGCCCTTCTTCGTGGATTCCGACGGCATCAAGCACGTCAAGCCGGAGTGCATGTGA
- a CDS encoding VCBS repeat-containing protein, translating into MRTVSIFSSLVFLGGVLLAACGGGDDSGGNTGGTSGGGGSAAGGGSGGGGGISGGSTTGGTRNPTCDKGTSGGEVQAPTYWKHLQGQTSWYASPVIQDLDGDGKRELIAAYYSVFVFDSEGNLLDKAEDGDGRVYAPHVVVDLEGDGTTEVVFGNSEKVYTYEWKGGKLALKAGWPADTTTAGNSPEVRGMAAADLDGDGNIEVVVTTTQTASTEDGGAQVFVYSPNGQLFQPPGISWQAWPRYNNKTGQGNDADRNGAGHHGFGCYGLNVGIGNIDDDPELEILATYDNHHIQAFDFDGVAIDSSDYFTNRANEFDGQRLTWGQFIRWADPQVEEDHYHLHTGEWPSPTTAEWLQWTASPPNVVDLDLDGKNEVLGVPNVEKNEPYETQAYAIMALEGAYGDGSRSAMRKAGWETLPRGGAPIQVKGDYPPGGVPAPTTVNIQGGDEPEVVVSLNDGFVHAFDHTGKELWKFNYTFGKSIMYSSEVTVADLNQDGSPELVFSTYGDPDSKDCGHLVILGADGSLLHDVTLPDAGHNGNGNGAPAAPAIGDLDGDGAVEIFVQTFDHGMDVFTVPGSAENCLLWSTARGGPLRMGQPNGS; encoded by the coding sequence ATGCGAACGGTTTCGATCTTCTCTTCGCTGGTGTTTCTCGGTGGCGTGCTGCTCGCGGCGTGTGGCGGCGGCGATGACTCCGGCGGCAACACGGGTGGCACTTCCGGCGGCGGCGGCAGTGCCGCGGGGGGTGGCAGCGGCGGCGGTGGCGGCATCAGCGGTGGCAGCACCACCGGCGGCACGCGAAACCCCACCTGCGACAAGGGCACCAGCGGCGGAGAAGTGCAGGCGCCAACCTACTGGAAGCACCTGCAAGGGCAGACCAGCTGGTACGCCTCGCCCGTCATTCAAGACCTGGACGGCGATGGAAAGCGGGAGCTGATCGCCGCCTACTACTCGGTGTTCGTGTTCGATTCCGAGGGCAACCTGCTCGACAAGGCCGAAGACGGCGATGGTCGCGTGTACGCCCCACACGTGGTGGTGGATCTCGAGGGCGACGGCACCACGGAGGTCGTCTTCGGCAACTCCGAGAAGGTGTACACCTACGAGTGGAAGGGCGGGAAGCTCGCGCTCAAGGCCGGGTGGCCCGCGGATACCACCACCGCCGGCAACTCCCCCGAGGTTCGAGGCATGGCGGCCGCGGATCTGGATGGAGACGGCAACATCGAGGTGGTGGTGACCACCACGCAGACGGCGAGCACCGAAGATGGCGGCGCTCAGGTCTTCGTGTACTCACCGAACGGCCAGCTGTTCCAGCCGCCGGGCATCTCCTGGCAGGCGTGGCCGCGGTACAACAACAAGACCGGGCAGGGGAACGACGCAGATCGCAATGGTGCCGGCCACCACGGCTTCGGCTGCTACGGCCTGAACGTGGGCATCGGTAACATCGACGACGACCCCGAGCTCGAGATCCTGGCCACCTACGACAACCATCACATCCAGGCCTTCGACTTCGACGGCGTCGCCATCGATTCGTCGGACTACTTCACGAATCGCGCGAACGAGTTCGACGGGCAACGCCTGACCTGGGGCCAGTTCATTCGCTGGGCGGATCCCCAAGTGGAAGAAGACCACTACCACCTGCACACCGGGGAGTGGCCAAGCCCCACCACCGCGGAGTGGCTGCAGTGGACGGCGTCTCCGCCCAACGTGGTGGACTTGGATCTCGACGGCAAGAACGAGGTTCTCGGGGTTCCCAACGTGGAGAAGAACGAGCCCTACGAGACGCAGGCGTACGCCATCATGGCGCTCGAAGGCGCTTACGGAGACGGCAGCCGTTCGGCCATGCGCAAGGCGGGCTGGGAAACGCTGCCCCGCGGCGGCGCGCCCATCCAGGTGAAGGGCGACTACCCCCCGGGCGGCGTGCCGGCTCCCACCACCGTGAACATCCAAGGCGGCGACGAGCCGGAAGTGGTGGTCAGCCTGAATGACGGCTTCGTGCACGCCTTCGATCACACCGGCAAGGAGCTCTGGAAGTTCAACTACACCTTCGGCAAGAGCATCATGTACTCGTCCGAGGTCACCGTCGCGGATCTGAACCAGGACGGCTCACCGGAGCTCGTGTTCTCCACCTACGGCGATCCCGATAGCAAGGATTGTGGACACCTCGTGATCCTGGGAGCGGACGGCAGCCTGCTGCACGACGTGACGCTTCCCGACGCTGGTCACAACGGCAACGGCAACGGCGCGCCCGCTGCTCCGGCGATCGGCGATCTCGATGGCGACGGCGCCGTCGAGATCTTCGTCCAGACCTTCGATCACGGCATGGATGTGTTCACCGTGCCGGGCTCCGCGGAGAACTGCCTGCTCTGGTCCACCGCCCGCGGCGGGCCGTTGCGCATGGGGCAACCGAACGGCAGCTGA
- a CDS encoding insulinase family protein gives MKRYLLVSAAFAAACGGAQSAGPVPPATTATGPAASAQAPAGPDYAKLPKPAAAPNWTLEAAKTWKLENGMKVYYLRQGSTPLVSLLLVLPRGAATDPKGKEGLTALTTDMLDEGAGGKTALELSEELQRLGTDYYGSTDVDGVTLGMNLLAENFGPSAKLLSDIVRRPALSPKELVRRRDQRVAEELSQQSEPGHGRAIVLRHALFGEGYGSWLPTGTESSLKKLSLADVKRQYLATFVPDGAALVVVGGIEEAPVKQALAESFGDWSGKATSTEAAVSDAPVKNGVYFVDYKGTTQSAIAFAHRAGAETSPEYFPAKVFSRAFGEAFTSRVNLNLREDKGYTYGARSAFSRWTKTGFFAIAANVKRETTRASIDEVVKELNGICGPRPLSQTERDDAVNGLLLGFPGRFEQNGDVAAQLSMLPVYGRPNDWYSRWPGNVRSVTAEAANAVAKSYCDAKDYVVVVAGDRSVVEPTLAGLEMPLQFFDAKGKLVK, from the coding sequence GTGAAGCGCTATCTACTCGTGTCCGCCGCCTTCGCCGCTGCGTGCGGTGGAGCCCAATCCGCGGGCCCCGTTCCCCCGGCGACGACGGCAACCGGGCCGGCAGCGAGCGCCCAAGCCCCCGCCGGTCCGGACTACGCGAAGCTCCCGAAGCCGGCCGCCGCGCCGAACTGGACCCTGGAGGCAGCGAAGACCTGGAAGCTCGAAAATGGCATGAAGGTCTACTACCTGCGGCAGGGCTCCACGCCGCTGGTGTCCCTGCTCTTGGTGCTGCCGCGGGGTGCGGCCACGGATCCCAAGGGCAAGGAGGGGCTGACCGCACTGACCACGGACATGCTGGACGAGGGTGCGGGTGGCAAGACGGCGCTCGAGCTGTCGGAAGAGCTGCAGCGTCTGGGCACGGACTACTACGGCAGCACGGACGTCGACGGCGTCACTTTGGGTATGAACCTGTTGGCGGAGAACTTCGGACCTTCCGCCAAGCTTCTGTCGGACATCGTGCGCCGTCCCGCGCTCTCCCCCAAGGAGCTCGTTCGCCGGCGGGATCAGCGAGTGGCGGAGGAGCTCTCGCAGCAGTCGGAGCCCGGTCACGGCCGCGCCATCGTGCTGCGCCACGCGCTGTTTGGCGAAGGCTACGGCAGCTGGCTGCCGACCGGCACGGAGAGCTCGCTCAAGAAGCTCTCCTTGGCGGACGTCAAGCGCCAGTACCTCGCGACCTTCGTGCCGGACGGTGCCGCCCTCGTCGTGGTGGGCGGCATCGAAGAAGCACCCGTGAAGCAGGCCCTTGCCGAGAGCTTCGGCGATTGGAGCGGCAAGGCCACGAGCACCGAGGCCGCGGTGAGCGACGCGCCTGTCAAGAACGGCGTGTACTTCGTCGACTACAAGGGCACCACCCAGTCCGCCATCGCTTTCGCGCACCGCGCGGGGGCGGAGACGTCCCCCGAGTATTTCCCGGCGAAGGTGTTCAGCCGTGCCTTCGGTGAGGCGTTCACGAGTCGGGTGAACCTGAACCTGCGAGAAGACAAGGGCTACACCTACGGTGCTCGGAGCGCGTTCAGCCGTTGGACCAAGACCGGGTTCTTCGCCATCGCAGCCAACGTGAAGCGCGAGACCACGCGCGCGTCCATCGACGAGGTGGTGAAGGAGCTGAACGGGATCTGCGGACCGCGGCCCCTGAGCCAGACGGAACGTGACGACGCCGTGAACGGCTTGCTCCTGGGGTTTCCCGGACGCTTCGAGCAGAACGGCGACGTGGCGGCGCAGCTCTCGATGCTGCCGGTGTACGGACGGCCGAACGATTGGTACTCCCGCTGGCCCGGCAACGTGAGATCCGTCACCGCGGAAGCCGCCAACGCGGTGGCCAAGAGCTACTGTGATGCCAAGGATTACGTGGTGGTGGTCGCCGGCGACCGCTCCGTGGTGGAGCCGACGTTGGCAGGGCTCGAGATGCCGCTGCAGTTCTTCGACGCAAAGGGTAAGCTCGTGAAATGA
- a CDS encoding ferritin-like domain-containing protein: MDYPQKNPVPLPASGASQAIQATIDTVFDWQYALKEKKLLALYEKGKSLSWNATDLDWSTDVDVERLAREAQIDVFMNTLMDPPKKFTLDTAVQFRLHMNAFMLSQFLHGEQGALIATAKIVQTAPTEEAKFYAANQVADEARHVEVYHRYLTEKLGLSYEVHPSLAGLLKDIVEDSRWDVTYLGMQIMVEGLALAAFGMMRLVMQSEPLIQDITGRIMQDESRHVAFGVLSLADLYTGQLSATELREREDFVIESTALLRERLLMQPVFERLGWDSSIWVPWMTNTPFQRGFRQMMFSKIVPNLRRLGLLTPRVRQAFDKLDILRFENEKDSVEEPEVAPPAELVQMLMSYMAGQGTTPAG; encoded by the coding sequence ATGGACTATCCCCAGAAGAACCCCGTTCCGCTCCCCGCCTCCGGCGCGTCGCAGGCCATCCAAGCGACCATCGACACGGTGTTCGACTGGCAGTACGCGCTGAAGGAGAAAAAGCTCCTCGCCTTGTACGAGAAGGGCAAGAGCCTGAGCTGGAACGCGACGGACTTGGATTGGTCCACGGACGTGGACGTGGAGCGCTTGGCGCGGGAGGCGCAGATCGACGTGTTCATGAACACGCTGATGGACCCGCCGAAGAAGTTCACGTTGGACACCGCCGTTCAGTTCCGGCTGCACATGAACGCCTTCATGCTCTCGCAGTTCCTGCACGGAGAGCAGGGCGCGCTCATCGCCACGGCAAAGATCGTGCAAACGGCGCCCACGGAGGAAGCCAAGTTCTACGCCGCCAATCAGGTGGCGGACGAGGCGCGGCACGTGGAGGTGTACCACCGCTACCTCACGGAGAAGCTCGGCCTGTCCTACGAGGTGCACCCGAGCTTGGCGGGTCTGCTGAAGGACATCGTCGAAGATAGCCGCTGGGACGTGACCTATCTCGGCATGCAGATCATGGTGGAAGGCTTGGCCCTGGCGGCGTTCGGCATGATGCGCCTGGTGATGCAGAGCGAGCCGCTGATCCAGGACATCACCGGTCGCATCATGCAGGACGAATCGCGCCACGTGGCTTTCGGCGTGCTGTCCCTGGCAGATCTGTACACTGGGCAGCTGTCCGCCACGGAGCTCCGAGAGCGCGAAGACTTCGTGATCGAGTCGACGGCGCTCTTGCGCGAGCGCCTCTTGATGCAGCCGGTGTTCGAGCGCCTGGGCTGGGACTCGAGCATCTGGGTGCCGTGGATGACGAACACGCCCTTCCAGCGTGGTTTCCGCCAGATGATGTTCTCCAAGATCGTGCCCAATTTGCGGCGCCTGGGCTTGCTCACGCCGCGCGTGCGACAAGCCTTCGACAAGCTCGACATCTTGCGCTTCGAAAACGAGAAGGACTCGGTGGAAGAGCCGGAAGTGGCGCCACCCGCGGAGCTGGTGCAGATGCTCATGTCGTACATGGCAGGGCAAGGTACGACACCCGCGGGTTGA